A genome region from Alicyclobacillus acidocaldarius subsp. acidocaldarius DSM 446 includes the following:
- the thiE gene encoding thiamine phosphate synthase, with the protein MTRRDWTDKLRVYLVTDDRPDHEEVVAIVEQALAGGVTCVQLRRKQEDGGPMLKLAVRLRELASAHGALFIVNDRLDIALLSDADGVHVGQTDLPASLVKSRFPELVVGVSARSVDEAVRAEQDGADYLGVGSVYPTATKGDAVLTGLDVLAACRRAVRIPIVGIGGITVDRAPEVMAAGANGVAVVSAIMSAPDPKAAAAALAQRTSL; encoded by the coding sequence ATGACAAGGCGGGACTGGACGGACAAGCTCCGCGTGTATCTCGTGACGGACGACCGCCCGGACCACGAGGAGGTCGTGGCCATCGTGGAACAGGCGCTCGCGGGCGGCGTGACCTGCGTTCAACTGCGGCGCAAACAGGAGGACGGCGGGCCGATGCTGAAGCTCGCCGTGCGCCTGCGGGAACTCGCGTCCGCCCACGGCGCGCTCTTCATCGTGAACGATCGGCTCGATATCGCGCTTTTGTCGGACGCGGACGGGGTGCACGTGGGACAGACGGACCTCCCCGCCTCCCTTGTGAAATCCCGCTTTCCCGAGCTTGTCGTCGGCGTCTCGGCGCGATCCGTCGACGAAGCGGTGCGAGCCGAACAGGACGGCGCGGATTACCTGGGCGTCGGATCCGTGTATCCCACGGCGACGAAGGGCGACGCCGTCCTCACGGGCCTGGATGTGCTCGCCGCCTGCAGGCGCGCCGTCCGCATTCCCATCGTCGGCATTGGCGGCATCACCGTCGACCGGGCGCCGGAGGTCATGGCCGCGGGCGCAAACGGCGTCGCGGTCGTATCGGCCATCATGTCGGCGCCCGACCCGAAAGCTGCGGCCGCGGCGTTGGCGCAGCGGACATCCTTGTGA
- the cydC gene encoding thiol reductant ABC exporter subunit CydC: MRHLRWMYRWLRPAQGRLTGTLGLSMGTALASTAMMATAGYLISASALRPPTILMLWVPIVAVRFFGTSRAAMRYLDRLVSHDTILRLAARLRALVFAHLDAQPDAWLGRRTGEALDLVLADMDRLQSLLLRLVLPFASAIGASALTAVWLWRIDPRLAAIFAAGVVLVGAVLPGLFYGLTARWQRARDALRRARTAALDDLVRGLEDVLAHGEASRALARLEKIEATEERFTARIDLAKAAAEGMLFAAAMATVGGLLGEAIRLHLAAHLPGTMMAAIALAATASFEPWLAVGSVYAEAQEMAASASRVGDFAPLPAALRRDVSPPQTEAPYGPASEDVALSIKGLCCRRGSLWALQGIDLEVKRGQRVAIVGDSGAGKTTLLEAALGLIPIEQGDIRWFGRPIGAWSDADLRRLVTAVPQEAYLFHTSLRQNLLLARPDATDEDIARALAVAQLEDLVARLPDGLSTVVGDRGFALSGGERQRVALARAVLRGAEVVLCDEPTASLDVETERAFVDAFFRATEGRTVVWITHRLVGLERMDDILVMQGGRVVERGTHAALLRQGGVYRQLWDLQRDRAFGAQNGLTRMSAAPTPRPQLSGRAPT; encoded by the coding sequence ATGCGTCATCTTCGATGGATGTATCGCTGGCTGCGCCCGGCGCAGGGCCGCCTAACCGGCACGTTGGGCCTGTCGATGGGCACCGCGCTCGCGTCCACGGCGATGATGGCCACGGCCGGATACCTCATCTCGGCGTCGGCGCTTCGCCCGCCCACCATCCTGATGCTCTGGGTGCCCATTGTCGCCGTGCGGTTCTTCGGCACGAGCCGGGCGGCCATGCGCTACCTGGACCGCCTCGTCTCGCACGACACCATTTTGCGCCTTGCGGCGCGGCTTCGGGCGCTCGTGTTCGCCCACCTGGACGCTCAACCCGATGCGTGGCTCGGGCGCAGGACGGGTGAGGCGCTCGATCTCGTCCTCGCGGATATGGATCGACTCCAAAGCCTTCTTCTCCGCCTGGTCCTTCCGTTCGCGAGCGCCATAGGCGCGAGCGCCCTCACCGCGGTGTGGCTTTGGCGGATCGATCCGCGCCTCGCGGCCATCTTCGCCGCGGGCGTGGTCCTGGTGGGTGCGGTCCTGCCAGGGCTGTTCTACGGGCTGACGGCCCGGTGGCAGAGAGCTCGAGACGCCTTGCGGCGCGCCCGCACGGCCGCCCTGGACGATCTCGTCCGTGGGCTGGAGGACGTCCTGGCGCACGGGGAGGCGAGCCGAGCGCTCGCACGGCTCGAGAAGATCGAAGCGACGGAAGAACGCTTCACCGCGCGGATCGATTTGGCGAAGGCGGCGGCGGAAGGCATGTTGTTCGCGGCGGCGATGGCCACGGTGGGCGGCCTCCTCGGGGAAGCCATCCGCCTGCACCTCGCGGCGCATCTGCCCGGCACCATGATGGCTGCCATCGCGCTCGCCGCGACGGCGTCATTTGAGCCATGGCTCGCCGTCGGATCGGTCTACGCGGAGGCGCAGGAGATGGCCGCATCCGCCTCGCGGGTGGGGGACTTCGCACCCCTGCCCGCGGCACTGCGGCGCGACGTGAGCCCTCCACAGACCGAGGCCCCTTACGGCCCGGCCTCGGAAGACGTCGCCCTGTCCATCAAGGGGCTTTGCTGTCGCCGAGGCTCTCTTTGGGCCCTCCAGGGAATCGATCTCGAGGTGAAGCGCGGCCAGCGCGTCGCGATCGTCGGGGACAGTGGCGCGGGGAAGACGACGCTTCTCGAGGCCGCGCTCGGCCTCATCCCCATCGAGCAGGGCGACATCCGGTGGTTCGGGCGGCCCATTGGGGCGTGGTCAGACGCGGATCTGCGGCGGCTCGTGACCGCGGTGCCGCAGGAAGCGTATCTGTTCCACACGTCCCTGAGGCAGAACCTCCTCTTGGCGCGCCCCGACGCGACGGACGAGGATATCGCGCGTGCGCTTGCGGTGGCGCAGCTCGAGGATCTCGTGGCGCGCCTGCCGGACGGCCTGTCCACCGTCGTGGGGGATCGAGGCTTTGCCCTTTCGGGAGGAGAGCGCCAGCGCGTGGCCCTCGCGCGGGCCGTGCTCCGCGGCGCGGAAGTTGTCCTCTGCGACGAACCGACCGCTTCGCTCGACGTCGAGACGGAGCGGGCGTTCGTGGACGCGTTCTTCCGCGCGACGGAGGGAAGGACGGTCGTTTGGATCACCCACCGGCTGGTGGGGCTTGAGCGGATGGACGACATCCTGGTGATGCAGGGCGGGCGCGTGGTGGAGCGGGGGACGCACGCCGCGCTTCTGCGGCAGGGCGGCGTGTATCGGCAACTCTGGGACTTGCAGCGCGACCGAGCGTTTGGCGCGCAAAACGGGCTCACAAGGATGTCCGCTGCGCCAACGCCGCGGCCGCAGCTTTCGGGTCGGGCGCCGACATGA